CCGCCGCTGACGAGCCAGGGCCGCGGGTCGTTGTAGTAGCCGTCGAGGACGACCTCGAAGTGGAGGTGCGGGCCGGTGGACAGGCCGGTGGAGCCGACCCGGCCGATCGGTGTCCCGGCCTCCACCGACTGCCCGACGGCGGTCTCCAGGGCGGACAGGTGGCTGTACGTCGTCTCCAGCCGTTTGCCCTGGATGGTCCCGTGGTCCACCACGACACGGTTGCCGTACGCGCTGGTCGGCGCCGCGAACACCACGCGCCCTCCACGCGCGGCGACGACCTGCGCACCCTGGGGCGCCGCGAAGTCCACGCCGGTGTGCAGCTTGGTCACGCCGGTCAGCGGATGCTCGCGAGATCCGTAGGGCGAGGTGATGGTGAGCGGGCTGACCGGGGCGGTCAGCAGGGCGCCGGCCGCCCCGCCCGCACCGGCGGGGTCCTCCCGGTCGAGCGCCTCGTAGCGGGGGAGGAGCTTGTGGACCTCGGCGAGATAGGTCTCCGCCTCCGCCGGGACGCGTCCCGCCTTCGTCACGGCGTCCGTTCCGGTCGCATACGCGGCCAGCGTCAGGTCCACGAGGTCGCCGTTGACCCGGCCCTCGGTGCGCAGCTCGGTCACCTCCTCGGCCAGGGAGCAGTCCCGCCGGCCCAGCGCCATGATGGCGTCCGCCGGTTCGCGCGGCGAGGCCTTGCCGTTGCCGTCGTCGTCCTTGCCCCAGGTCCGCCACTCGGAGTCGGTGAAGGCGGCGATGCCCTTCTGCCCCGACAGTTCGTCCGTGTCGTCGCTCCAGCCGGAGAGCTGGTCGATCTGGGCGGCGAGCACGGACGGGTCGAGGACGGTGCAGGCCGAGGCCGCCTTGCGCAGCCACGGGATGTAGGAGGGGTCGACATCGACTCCCGAGGACCGTTTCGAGTCCGGGTCGTCGGGCCAGGGGTTCGGCAGTCCGCCCGTCAGCGCGAGGAAGGAGGCCACACCGATGACGGTCACCAGGGCCGGCAACAGCAGCAGGGTGAAGAGGCCGGGGGCCCGGCGCTTCCGCTTCCGCTTCGGGGGCTGCTCCGCCTGCTCCGGCGCTGCCTCGTCCGTGTGGCCGGTCGCCTCCGCCACGGTCAGCCGCTCGTCGTTCACCTGGCCGCTCGCCGGGACGTGATGCTCACCGGAGGAAGGTAACGCGGCGGTGCCGGGGAGTCAGGAGACGCCGAGGCAGAAGGGGCTGCCCGAACGGGCAGAGCCGGCCAAGTGCGGCGACCGCGGGGGCGCCGGGTCTGGCCGGGCGCGGATTACTTCGATAGTTTGCTGGTGCGGCCCCGTGTCATCCCCCGTACGCGGGGCCGCGCCAAGCGTCCGCGTCACGAGCCGATCGTGACCACCTCGCCAGTACGGCGGG
The Streptomyces sp. NBC_01723 genome window above contains:
- a CDS encoding M23 family metallopeptidase, whose product is MNDERLTVAEATGHTDEAAPEQAEQPPKRKRKRRAPGLFTLLLLPALVTVIGVASFLALTGGLPNPWPDDPDSKRSSGVDVDPSYIPWLRKAASACTVLDPSVLAAQIDQLSGWSDDTDELSGQKGIAAFTDSEWRTWGKDDDGNGKASPREPADAIMALGRRDCSLAEEVTELRTEGRVNGDLVDLTLAAYATGTDAVTKAGRVPAEAETYLAEVHKLLPRYEALDREDPAGAGGAAGALLTAPVSPLTITSPYGSREHPLTGVTKLHTGVDFAAPQGAQVVAARGGRVVFAAPTSAYGNRVVVDHGTIQGKRLETTYSHLSALETAVGQSVEAGTPIGRVGSTGLSTGPHLHFEVVLDGYYNDPRPWLVSGG